One region of Bacillus pumilus genomic DNA includes:
- a CDS encoding bh protein, translating to MKKTEMEANLHCTRCQEETLHSIVYVNDQMKSVECTECHQKISVKVDIMKEFYKEVYEKIATKPKRMTQEYKANLNGFISRLPIRVLSKPYRLMRYLNESYKVIKQYKKKQS from the coding sequence TTGAAGAAAACCGAAATGGAAGCGAACCTACATTGTACTCGGTGCCAAGAAGAGACCCTCCACAGCATCGTTTATGTGAATGATCAGATGAAAAGCGTTGAGTGTACAGAGTGTCATCAGAAGATCAGTGTGAAAGTCGACATCATGAAGGAATTTTACAAAGAAGTATACGAAAAAATTGCGACAAAGCCAAAGCGGATGACGCAGGAATATAAGGCGAATTTGAATGGATTTATCTCAAGACTCCCAATCCGCGTGCTTAGTAAGCCATACCGGCTCATGAGATATTTAAACGAATCATACAAAGTGATTAAGCAATATAAAAAAAAGCAGAGCTGA
- a CDS encoding APC family permease, whose product MNKEQPALKQDIGLFFALSLVIGTIIGSGVFMKPGNVLSYSGSSDIALFAWLLGGILTLAGGLTVAEIGTQIPRTGGLYAYLEEVYGEFWGYLCGWVQIIIYGPAIIGALGLYFGSLLANLFSLSSLWSTTIGIITVLFLCFINIMGTKYGGFVQGLTTIGKLVPIAAIIVFGLWKGNENIFMAVNDSIAQMNFGAAILATLFAYDGWILLAALGGEMKNPEKLLPRAMAGGILIVTACYLFINVALLHVLPADQIVQLGENATSTAATMLFGPIGGKVISIGIIISIFGCLNGKVLSFPRVIFAMAERKQIPFANAISRIHPTFKTPWIAVFVQILIAIVFMVVSNPEKLSEVSIFMIYIFYVMAFFAVFKLRKQNKGIERAYSVPLYPLTPIVAIIGSLFVLISTMITDWKSCLISMLIGIAGLPIYYYMKKTHKKAER is encoded by the coding sequence ATGAACAAAGAACAACCAGCGTTAAAACAGGACATCGGCTTATTTTTCGCCCTATCTCTTGTCATCGGGACTATTATCGGGTCCGGCGTCTTTATGAAGCCAGGCAACGTCCTTTCCTATTCAGGAAGCTCAGATATCGCATTATTCGCTTGGCTGCTAGGCGGCATTTTAACCCTTGCAGGCGGACTCACTGTTGCTGAAATTGGTACACAAATCCCTCGGACTGGCGGATTGTATGCCTACCTTGAAGAAGTGTATGGTGAGTTTTGGGGCTATTTATGCGGCTGGGTGCAGATTATCATTTACGGACCTGCCATCATCGGTGCGCTCGGTCTTTATTTTGGTTCATTGTTAGCTAATTTATTTTCTCTATCTTCTTTATGGTCGACAACAATTGGCATTATCACTGTTTTATTTTTATGTTTCATTAACATCATGGGAACAAAATACGGCGGTTTTGTTCAAGGGCTGACCACCATCGGAAAGCTTGTCCCGATTGCCGCTATTATTGTGTTTGGCTTATGGAAAGGAAACGAAAATATTTTTATGGCTGTCAACGATAGCATCGCTCAAATGAACTTCGGTGCAGCGATCTTGGCTACGTTGTTTGCCTATGACGGCTGGATATTGCTTGCAGCACTTGGCGGTGAGATGAAAAACCCAGAGAAGCTGCTTCCTCGTGCAATGGCAGGCGGGATTTTAATCGTCACGGCTTGCTATCTCTTTATTAATGTCGCTCTTTTGCACGTGTTACCAGCAGATCAAATCGTACAGCTTGGAGAAAATGCGACAAGTACTGCTGCGACAATGCTCTTTGGACCAATCGGCGGTAAGGTCATTAGTATCGGCATCATCATTAGTATCTTTGGCTGTTTGAACGGAAAGGTTCTTTCATTCCCACGTGTGATTTTCGCGATGGCAGAGCGAAAGCAAATTCCTTTCGCAAACGCGATTTCACGTATTCACCCTACATTTAAAACACCGTGGATTGCTGTATTTGTACAAATTTTGATCGCCATTGTGTTTATGGTCGTCAGCAATCCAGAAAAGCTGTCAGAGGTTTCGATCTTCATGATCTACATCTTTTATGTCATGGCCTTTTTCGCAGTCTTTAAACTGAGAAAACAAAACAAAGGAATCGAGCGTGCTTATAGCGTACCACTTTATCCGCTCACACCAATCGTTGCGATTATCGGTTCTTTATTCGTCTTAATCAGCACCATGATCACCGACTGGAAAAGCTGTCTCATCTCTATGCTGATCGGGATTGCTGGACTGCCTATTTATTATTATATGAAAAAAACACACAAAAAAGCAGAGCGCTAA
- a CDS encoding ring-cleaving dioxygenase, producing MKINGIHHVSALTANAQKNVDFYRQILGLKLVKKTVNQDDPSMYHLFYGDEVASPGTELTFFEIPMLARRLKGTNAITSTGLLVSSEEALSFWEKRFEETDVQQETASLRGGRPALRFQDPEGQQLFLTVEPNAQEAGSPPVHDDIPAEFAIRGLGPVELTVAEADKTIRVLTDILGFTERAREQSNDGEIVTIFESGNGGAGTEIHVIEKTEGPSERSGRGSVHHVAFRVEDAEELEKWYDKISKAGFTNSGVVERFYFKALYFREPNGILFEISTDGPGFTVDEGVDELGDQLALPPFLEHKRAEIEQRLTPIQSS from the coding sequence ATGAAAATCAATGGAATTCACCACGTATCTGCATTAACAGCCAATGCTCAAAAAAATGTTGATTTCTACCGCCAGATTCTTGGCTTAAAACTTGTAAAGAAAACGGTCAATCAGGATGACCCATCTATGTATCATTTATTTTATGGAGATGAGGTCGCTTCACCGGGAACGGAGCTCACATTCTTTGAAATTCCAATGCTCGCTCGTCGTTTGAAAGGAACAAACGCGATCACAAGCACAGGCCTTCTCGTTTCTTCTGAAGAAGCACTTTCATTTTGGGAAAAGCGTTTTGAAGAGACAGACGTACAGCAAGAAACGGCTTCCTTGAGAGGGGGCAGACCTGCCTTGCGCTTTCAAGATCCAGAAGGGCAGCAGCTATTTTTAACAGTAGAACCGAACGCACAAGAAGCAGGCTCACCGCCAGTGCATGATGATATTCCGGCAGAGTTTGCCATTAGAGGTTTGGGTCCAGTGGAATTAACTGTTGCAGAAGCGGACAAAACGATCCGTGTTTTAACAGACATCCTTGGCTTCACCGAAAGAGCGCGTGAACAATCAAATGATGGTGAGATCGTGACCATTTTTGAGTCAGGAAATGGCGGTGCTGGAACAGAAATTCATGTGATCGAAAAAACTGAAGGGCCTTCTGAGCGTTCCGGCAGAGGAAGTGTGCATCACGTAGCCTTTCGCGTGGAAGATGCAGAGGAACTGGAAAAATGGTATGACAAAATATCAAAAGCAGGCTTCACGAACTCTGGTGTTGTGGAACGTTTCTACTTTAAAGCCCTTTACTTTAGAGAACCGAATGGTATCTTATTTGAAATTTCAACAGACGGCCCTGGATTTACAGTCGACGAAGGAGTAGATGAGCTTGGCGATCAATTAGCCCTTCCGCCATTTCTAGAGCACAAACGAGCAGAAATAGAACAAAGATTAACGCCAATTCAGTCATCATAA